The Rosa rugosa chromosome 3, drRosRugo1.1, whole genome shotgun sequence sequence AGTGATCCTTTCTGTTGTATCGAACTTGTATCTGAACGTCTGATTGTACTGCATCCACAATATAGATGACTTCTGTGGTCGGATTTTGTGCAATGCATATAAACACAGAGATCGTGATGTTCATATGTTCGATTTTAAGTAAAAAATAAGAGCCCGATGTTTGAATCTAGATGGCTGCAGGTGAAAAAATTCAAGCCCCAGATTGGAATTCAAATACTAAATGTGCAATCATGTTAACAGAACAAGTGAATTCCCACATTTGAAGTTCTTAAATCACCCAATATAAACAAGAAATAGCATCTCCTTACAGATATTGAGTTGAAATGAAAAACAAGGCAAAATAATTTGCAGTTGCCAATTAACACATGGGAAATATTTGTGGACGTAAAATTGGCAAAGACCAATTATAAGCTTCTATCCACCTTCCATTAGGTACCATCTCCATAATGATTTTCCTTACCATCCGAATAGGACCAGCCATTGCCCCCCATTGTAGCACTGAACGCGAGCCTAGGCAGAACCGTCGGCGCTTATTCCCGAGCCATATTGTGCTACCTCTCCGCCTTCTAATCCGCCTCCGTGGCCGGCACCACCCAACCAACATAGTGGAGTCTGACAACATAGATATGGTGATAGAACCTCTCCTCAACATTGCTATTTGTAGTGTTACTAAGTTGTGCAAAATGTTTTGTGATGTTCATTACTATGTATTTCTTATATAGTGTGATTAAAGATGAATTGTTGATGTTAATGATGTTAATCATAATGGGAGCAATCATAACAATCATGCTTTTTAAAGGCCTGATGCTGTAGTGGAATAAAGTGAAGCCTTAGGAGGAGTTTTTGTTGTATTTTATTGTTGGGGTTGTGGTAGTCATGATCAAAAGAGATCTTTGTGGTGAAAAGACAATCAGTTCAAATTAGAACTTGCAGGATAGATCTAGTAGTTACCCCTTTGCTTGGAGTTAAAACATATTTACTCGCACATTTTGCTTTGTAAAACATCTGTTTCTGAATTTGGGCTGGTGTATAAATTTGC is a genomic window containing:
- the LOC133738835 gene encoding uncharacterized protein LOC133738835; this encodes MLRRGSITISMLSDSTMLVGWCRPRRRIRRRRGSTIWLGNKRRRFCLGSRSVLQWGAMAGPIRMVRKIIMEMVPNGRWIEAYNWSLPILRPQIFPMC